One Tolypothrix bouteillei VB521301 DNA window includes the following coding sequences:
- a CDS encoding DUF2605 domain-containing protein: MQDSNLSESELLKTVLQPLLEDFQYWFARSRNFLETEQLSFMSPNEQSDLLMRVKQAQAEVNTAKMLFTATDSKVGIDMATLVPWHQLVSQCWNVAMRFRQMRDNEQQRDSI, translated from the coding sequence ATGCAAGACTCTAATCTATCGGAATCAGAGTTGCTGAAAACGGTTTTGCAACCATTATTAGAAGATTTTCAGTATTGGTTTGCGAGATCGCGCAACTTTTTAGAAACAGAGCAGCTTTCATTTATGAGTCCAAACGAACAATCAGACTTACTAATGAGAGTCAAGCAAGCACAAGCGGAAGTAAACACGGCTAAGATGCTATTTACAGCAACAGACAGCAAGGTAGGAATTGATATGGCAACGCTAGTCCCTTGGCATCAATTAGTATCGCAATGCTGGAATGTAGCGATGCGCTTCCGTCAAATGCGAGATAATGAACAACAGAGAGACAGCATATAA
- a CDS encoding type II toxin-antitoxin system RelE/ParE family toxin, which produces MAYRVVWSPKALDDVDAIAAYIFRDSASYAATVVQRILDSSRKLSKLPLSGPIVPEFNDGSIRELFAYTYRIIYQIQGNTVTIAAVIHGKRLLAQAHLETD; this is translated from the coding sequence ATGGCTTATCGAGTAGTTTGGTCTCCCAAAGCGCTTGACGATGTAGACGCGATCGCGGCATACATATTTCGTGACTCCGCTTCCTATGCTGCCACAGTAGTTCAGAGAATACTTGATTCTTCTCGTAAGTTAAGCAAACTCCCGCTTTCTGGACCAATTGTTCCGGAATTTAATGACGGTAGCATTAGAGAACTGTTTGCTTACACCTATCGAATTATTTATCAGATTCAAGGTAACACTGTAACAATTGCGGCAGTTATTCATGGCAAAAGGCTCTTAGCACAAGCACATTTGGAAACGGATTAA
- a CDS encoding DUF2973 domain-containing protein, translated as MLHLLYIFAFTLLAFIAVANLIRNLILFSFDRERVYPPKSVSLGDRNTHKSFTPHPELLDASGNLIREPLLVMRSINVEDARQKLDALYEASPGQKIEKEE; from the coding sequence ATGTTGCACCTACTTTACATTTTTGCCTTTACTTTATTGGCTTTTATAGCAGTTGCAAATTTAATTCGCAATTTGATTTTATTTAGTTTTGATAGAGAGCGAGTGTATCCACCAAAATCTGTATCGTTAGGCGATCGCAACACTCACAAATCATTTACACCCCATCCAGAGTTACTGGATGCGTCTGGTAACTTAATTAGAGAACCATTGTTAGTTATGCGATCGATCAACGTTGAAGACGCCCGTCAAAAGCTCGATGCACTTTACGAAGCTTCTCCAGGACAAAAAATCGAGAAAGAAGAATAA
- a CDS encoding trifunctional serine/threonine-protein kinase/ATP-binding protein/sensor histidine kinase produces MVPPQITIPGYQVSEQIYNGSRTLVYRGYRETDFLPVVIKLLKNPYPSFNELLQFRNQYAIAKNLNSPSIVQTYSLEVYQNGYALVMEDFGGISLHEWSENGKTQPSLKEFLHIAIALCNALDTLYHQRIIHKDIKPSNILINPETKQVKLIDFSIASLLPKEKQSFISLNVLEGTLAYISPEQTGRMNRGIDYRSDFYSLGVTFYELLTGQLPFTTTEPMELVYCHIAVQPPVAHNFNSDIPPIVSEIIAKLMAKNAEDRYQSALGLKYDLELCRERCQEKGNCAGFTLGERDICDRFNIPECLYGRDVEIAELLSAFNRVSEGRSELMLVAGFSGIGKTAVVNEVHKPIVRQKGYFIKGKYDQFNRNIPLSAFVQALRDLIRQLLCEDDDRLVEWQRNIKTALGENAQIVIEVIPELEQIVGRQPPVPILSGSAAQNRFNMIFQKFIQVFATQTHPLVIFLDDLQWADLASLNLMQVLMSQNEGGYLLLIGAYRNNEVSPVHPLMLILEELKKANVTVNNITLAALNLQSLNALVADTLLCGGSVAQPLSKLVYQKTKGNPFFSRQFLKALYEDGWIGFDAQLGYWQCDLAKVRSLSLTDDVVEFMAMQLQKLPPTTQNLLKLAACIGNQFDLATLAIVSEQTELDVATVLWKALQEGLVIPQNQVYKFYQNFSGVVGELSLENNEQRTFGKEHFTLSYKFLHDRVQQAAYSLIPSHEKQPIHLKIGQLLLNKIPVAKREERVFEIVGQLNMAVELITQLTERETLARFNWMASCKAKAATAYTAALKYARTGIDLLDENSWQNQYELTLALHQVAVETAYLSGDFDQMETFANDVFNYAKTPLDRVSVIEVKIDALIALGKYADAIAVARDLLHQLGVEIPTATEENVAVAFESVSNAIGERLPSELLDLPENTDKNILSVARILTRVASAAYVSEPLLYTLIVLKKVYLSVVYGNEPTSTFGYVSYGILMCGAIKNFELGYEFGQLALTLLSRTQNLELKAKTLCLVNAFTQHWKVHLRKTLHPLQIAYSSGLDVGDLTFAGYSIYAYGFYSYFAGNNLTQLELEIAKYSQTLKQSEMYCQLLRQILLNLTGRADNPVIFKGIACDEEQQLSFYQAGGDCSGFAFFWIHKMVLCYLFSDFEQAVNHGKQARRYLDAIIGSMHPPIFHFYESLTYLALLPQRPAPEQQQMEECITANQEKLHEWAAHAPMNFQHKYELVEAERYRVLGQRVEAIEYYDRAITGAKEHEYLQEEGLANELAAKFYLDWGKEKVAACYLQEAYYCYARWGAKAKIADLETHYPQLLAPILQQTRSALSVNTTITVVSSSGIGSTTSTSTIADALDFAAILKAGQALSREIELDKLFSTLLQVVITNAGADKCVLLLSEEGCLIVQAVAKFDFCPILLNPHPLEESQDVPVSLINAVKRSLQPVVVVDATVDLQFIQDSYIQQQQPKSILCSPILHQGKLLGILYLENNLVTGAFTLARVELLNLICAQAAISLENARLYQKTLTYAQQLEQSLEQLNASQSRFHNLVDNVPGVVYQSRLTPDGDMALTYISADCYDLYEITPEEALSDLRRLMGLVHPEDTFSYQRSLLESIKTLTPWHWEGRIITPSGAVKWICGEARLEQQLDGCLVWDGLILEISDRKRVEAERQQKSLELEIALQELQHAQLQIVQNEKMSALGSLVAGVAHEINNPVGFIAGNLQPALDYIEDTFGLIDLYQQEYPNPSTVIQNKIAAIEFEYIREDLPKLIGSMKLGVQRIRDISTSLRIFSRADRDYKVPFHLHSGINSTILILKHRLKANDTRPAIEVVTDYGNIPEIECFPGQINQVFMNILANAIDAIEESFINGHGLPANSKIPTIAICTYLTRSSNVMPMTHDEEQLTHDRVVIQIQDNGIGMTEEVKQKMFDHLFTTKGVGKGTGLGLAIARQIVIEKHGGTIEVNSTLGEGTQFVITLPVKENS; encoded by the coding sequence ATGGTCCCTCCCCAAATCACCATTCCCGGTTATCAAGTGAGCGAACAGATCTACAACGGTTCAAGAACCCTGGTTTATAGAGGCTATCGAGAAACCGATTTTTTACCTGTAGTCATTAAACTGCTGAAAAATCCCTATCCTAGTTTTAACGAACTATTGCAGTTTCGCAATCAGTACGCTATTGCCAAAAATCTCAACTCACCTTCTATTGTCCAAACCTACAGTCTGGAGGTGTATCAAAATGGCTATGCTTTGGTGATGGAAGATTTTGGTGGAATTTCCTTACACGAATGGAGTGAAAATGGGAAAACTCAACCCTCTCTGAAGGAGTTTTTACACATTGCGATCGCTTTGTGCAATGCCTTAGATACCCTTTATCACCAACGAATTATTCATAAAGACATCAAACCTAGCAATATTTTAATTAATCCCGAAACCAAACAAGTTAAATTAATTGACTTTAGTATTGCATCCTTACTGCCCAAAGAAAAGCAATCGTTCATCAGTCTTAACGTACTAGAAGGGACGCTTGCTTATATTTCCCCCGAGCAAACCGGACGGATGAATCGGGGTATTGACTACCGCAGCGATTTTTATTCTTTAGGTGTGACGTTTTATGAACTTTTAACAGGACAACTCCCCTTTACCACAACTGAACCAATGGAGTTGGTTTACTGTCATATTGCAGTGCAACCACCCGTCGCTCATAACTTTAATAGTGATATTCCACCTATTGTTTCTGAAATCATCGCTAAGTTAATGGCGAAAAATGCGGAGGATCGCTATCAGAGTGCTTTGGGGCTAAAATATGACCTAGAACTCTGTCGAGAACGATGCCAAGAAAAGGGGAATTGCGCTGGGTTTACTTTGGGAGAACGAGACATCTGCGATCGCTTCAATATTCCAGAGTGTCTTTACGGTAGAGACGTTGAAATCGCAGAGTTACTGAGCGCTTTTAATCGCGTCAGTGAAGGTAGATCGGAACTGATGCTGGTTGCTGGCTTTTCCGGTATTGGCAAAACAGCAGTTGTCAATGAAGTGCATAAACCAATTGTTCGGCAAAAAGGTTACTTCATTAAAGGCAAATACGACCAATTCAACCGCAATATTCCTCTATCCGCCTTTGTGCAAGCTTTGCGGGATTTAATAAGACAGTTGCTCTGTGAAGATGATGACCGACTGGTGGAGTGGCAAAGGAATATCAAAACAGCACTGGGAGAAAATGCTCAGATCGTTATTGAGGTGATTCCTGAGTTAGAGCAGATTGTCGGACGACAACCTCCTGTTCCAATACTATCAGGTAGCGCTGCACAAAACCGCTTCAATATGATTTTTCAAAAGTTCATTCAGGTGTTCGCCACACAAACACATCCTTTGGTCATATTTTTGGACGATTTGCAATGGGCAGATTTAGCTTCGTTAAATCTCATGCAGGTGTTGATGAGCCAGAATGAGGGCGGCTATCTGCTGTTGATTGGCGCGTATCGCAATAATGAAGTTTCTCCAGTTCACCCATTAATGTTAATCCTAGAAGAACTTAAGAAAGCTAACGTTACAGTAAATAATATAACGCTAGCTGCCTTGAATCTACAGAGTTTGAATGCGCTAGTTGCCGATACTTTGCTATGTGGAGGATCTGTTGCTCAACCTTTAAGCAAGTTGGTTTATCAAAAGACAAAAGGGAATCCTTTTTTCAGCAGGCAGTTTCTCAAGGCATTGTATGAAGATGGGTGGATTGGGTTCGATGCTCAACTTGGATATTGGCAGTGCGATCTTGCAAAAGTGAGATCCCTCTCACTGACTGATGACGTAGTAGAATTTATGGCAATGCAGTTGCAGAAGTTGCCACCTACTACCCAAAACCTTCTGAAACTTGCAGCTTGTATTGGCAATCAGTTTGATTTAGCAACTCTCGCAATTGTTTCCGAACAAACGGAACTCGACGTCGCAACAGTGTTATGGAAGGCACTACAGGAAGGCTTGGTGATTCCCCAAAATCAAGTGTATAAATTTTATCAAAATTTTTCAGGGGTTGTAGGTGAGTTGTCATTAGAAAACAACGAACAAAGGACTTTTGGCAAAGAACACTTCACACTTTCCTACAAATTTCTCCACGATCGCGTCCAACAAGCAGCGTATTCTTTGATTCCCAGCCATGAGAAACAACCCATTCACCTAAAAATTGGACAGTTGCTTCTCAACAAGATACCAGTTGCTAAGCGGGAGGAACGGGTTTTTGAAATTGTGGGTCAACTTAACATGGCAGTTGAGTTAATTACCCAATTGACAGAACGAGAAACCCTAGCACGATTTAATTGGATGGCAAGTTGCAAGGCAAAAGCTGCCACCGCCTATACAGCAGCACTTAAGTATGCTCGTACAGGTATCGATTTGCTAGATGAAAATTCTTGGCAAAATCAATATGAGTTAACCCTGGCGTTGCATCAAGTTGCTGTAGAAACTGCTTATCTCAGTGGCGATTTCGATCAAATGGAAACTTTTGCCAATGATGTTTTCAATTATGCAAAGACTCCTTTAGATCGAGTTAGTGTGATTGAGGTAAAAATTGATGCTCTCATTGCTCTTGGAAAATATGCAGATGCGATCGCAGTGGCACGCGATCTCTTGCACCAATTAGGAGTAGAAATTCCTACAGCAACTGAAGAAAATGTTGCAGTTGCTTTTGAATCTGTCTCCAATGCCATAGGCGAGCGGCTACCTTCCGAACTACTAGATCTACCAGAAAATACTGACAAAAATATTTTATCAGTTGCTCGCATTTTAACAAGAGTAGCATCCGCAGCTTACGTGTCCGAGCCACTATTATATACACTTATAGTCTTAAAAAAGGTTTATCTATCAGTTGTTTATGGTAATGAGCCAACCTCAACCTTTGGTTATGTCAGCTATGGCATATTAATGTGTGGTGCAATTAAAAATTTTGAATTGGGTTATGAATTTGGTCAGTTAGCCCTCACTCTGCTATCGCGCACGCAAAATTTAGAACTTAAAGCGAAAACATTATGCCTGGTTAATGCGTTCACGCAGCATTGGAAGGTGCATCTGCGGAAAACCTTACACCCCTTACAAATAGCTTATTCTAGCGGTTTAGATGTGGGAGATCTGACTTTTGCTGGCTACTCCATTTACGCCTACGGATTTTACTCCTATTTTGCTGGGAACAACTTAACCCAACTGGAGTTGGAAATTGCTAAATACTCTCAAACGCTCAAGCAAAGTGAAATGTATTGCCAGTTGCTGCGACAAATTCTGCTCAATCTCACAGGACGTGCAGATAACCCGGTCATATTCAAGGGTATAGCCTGTGACGAAGAGCAGCAATTGTCATTTTATCAAGCAGGAGGCGATTGCAGTGGATTTGCTTTTTTTTGGATTCATAAAATGGTCTTGTGCTATCTGTTTTCTGACTTTGAACAAGCTGTAAATCATGGAAAACAGGCAAGACGGTATTTGGATGCCATCATTGGTTCCATGCACCCACCTATATTTCACTTCTATGAATCTTTAACGTACCTGGCATTGTTACCGCAACGCCCAGCCCCAGAACAACAGCAAATGGAGGAATGCATAACTGCTAATCAGGAAAAACTTCATGAATGGGCGGCTCATGCACCAATGAATTTTCAACATAAATACGAGCTAGTGGAAGCAGAGCGCTATCGGGTTTTGGGTCAGCGAGTGGAGGCAATTGAATACTACGATCGCGCCATTACTGGAGCAAAAGAGCATGAATACCTTCAGGAAGAAGGTCTTGCCAACGAACTAGCAGCTAAATTTTACCTCGACTGGGGCAAAGAAAAAGTCGCCGCTTGCTATTTGCAAGAAGCTTATTATTGCTACGCCCGTTGGGGAGCTAAAGCTAAAATCGCAGATTTAGAAACCCATTATCCCCAACTACTTGCGCCCATTCTTCAGCAAACCCGTTCTGCCTTGTCGGTGAATACAACCATAACTGTCGTGAGTTCGAGTGGTATCGGTTCGACGACTTCCACTAGCACCATTGCGGATGCACTCGATTTCGCTGCTATTCTCAAAGCCGGACAAGCCCTTTCTAGGGAGATTGAATTAGATAAACTCTTCTCAACTCTGTTGCAAGTCGTTATTACAAATGCTGGAGCGGATAAATGCGTGCTGCTCCTTTCGGAAGAAGGTTGCTTGATAGTTCAAGCTGTCGCCAAATTTGATTTTTGCCCGATCCTGCTCAACCCACATCCTCTGGAAGAAAGTCAGGATGTACCAGTCAGTCTTATCAACGCTGTCAAACGCAGTTTACAACCAGTGGTGGTTGTGGATGCGACAGTAGATCTTCAGTTTATCCAAGACTCCTACATTCAGCAACAACAGCCTAAGAGCATCTTGTGCAGTCCCATTTTGCATCAAGGCAAGTTGCTGGGTATTTTGTATCTGGAAAACAACTTGGTAACCGGAGCATTTACCCTCGCTCGTGTTGAACTGCTCAACTTAATTTGTGCTCAAGCCGCCATTTCTTTGGAAAACGCTCGACTGTATCAGAAAACTCTAACGTATGCCCAACAGCTCGAACAATCTCTCGAGCAGTTAAACGCCAGTCAGTCTCGCTTTCACAACCTTGTAGACAATGTTCCTGGTGTGGTTTATCAAAGCCGCCTGACTCCTGATGGTGATATGGCGCTGACTTATATCAGCGCGGACTGTTATGACTTGTACGAAATCACACCTGAGGAAGCCCTTAGCGATTTACGGCGTCTCATGGGACTGGTGCATCCAGAAGATACCTTTAGTTACCAGCGCTCCCTTTTAGAGTCTATTAAAACTCTCACACCCTGGCACTGGGAAGGACGAATCATTACGCCATCTGGAGCCGTCAAGTGGATTTGTGGCGAAGCTCGATTGGAACAACAGCTTGATGGGTGTTTGGTTTGGGACGGCTTGATCTTGGAAATCAGCGATCGCAAACGCGTTGAAGCCGAGCGCCAACAAAAATCTCTCGAGCTAGAAATCGCTTTACAAGAACTCCAACACGCGCAACTCCAGATCGTTCAAAACGAAAAGATGTCAGCACTGGGCAGTTTAGTCGCAGGTGTGGCTCATGAAATCAATAATCCTGTTGGTTTCATTGCTGGAAATTTGCAACCTGCACTCGATTATATCGAAGATACTTTTGGATTGATCGATCTGTATCAGCAGGAATATCCCAATCCAAGTACGGTGATTCAAAATAAGATAGCAGCGATTGAGTTTGAGTATATTCGTGAGGATTTACCCAAATTAATTGGCTCTATGAAATTGGGCGTGCAACGCATTCGCGATATTAGCACCAGTTTGCGAATTTTCTCCAGAGCGGATCGAGATTATAAGGTTCCGTTTCATCTTCACTCCGGTATTAATAGTACAATCTTGATTCTCAAACATCGCCTGAAAGCAAATGATACTCGTCCCGCCATTGAAGTTGTTACAGATTATGGCAATATCCCAGAAATTGAATGTTTCCCCGGACAGATCAATCAAGTTTTCATGAATATTCTAGCAAATGCTATTGATGCAATAGAAGAGTCATTTATCAATGGTCATGGGTTACCTGCAAACAGTAAAATTCCTACGATTGCAATTTGCACCTATTTGACAAGGAGTTCTAATGTTATGCCAATGACTCATGATGAAGAACAATTGACTCACGATCGCGTTGTAATTCAGATTCAAGATAATGGTATAGGGATGACAGAGGAGGTAAAACAGAAGATGTTCGACCATCTGTTTACCACTAAAGGTGTGGGGAAAGGAACTGGATTGGGGTTAGCGATCGCTCGCCAAATTGTGATAGAAAAACATGGTGGAACGATCGAAGTTAACTCAACTTTAGGTGAAGGCACTCAATTTGTCATTACACTTCCAGTCAAAGAGAATTCTTAA
- the thrS gene encoding threonine--tRNA ligase — translation MPPESSNQLETPEKIVYLPRTSESESLKKIRHTASHVMAMAVQRLFPKAQVTIGPWIENGFYYDFDNPEPFSEQDLKAIYKEMVKLINKKLPVIREEVSREEAERRIKEINEPYKLEILADIKEEPITIYHLGNEWWDLCAGPHLESTKELNPKAIELESVAGAYWRGDENKAQLQRIYATAWETPEQLAEYKRRKEEALRRDHRRLGKELGLFIFSDLVGPGLPLWTPKGTLLRSLLEDFLKQEQLKRGYLPVVTPHIARVDLFKTSGHWQKYKEDMFPLMAEDEEAEQQEQGFVLKPMNCPFHIQIYKSDLRSYRELPMRLAEFGTVYRYEQSGELGGLTRVRGFTVDDSHLFVTPEQLDSEFLNVVDLILSVFNKLQLKNFKARLSFRDPASDKYIGSDDVWEKAEGAIQRAVEQLGMEHFLGIGEAAFYGPKLDFIFSDALEREWQLGTVQVDYNLPERFDLEYVAEDGVRKRPVMIHRAPFGSLERLIGILIEEYAGDFPLWLAPVQARLLPVGEGQLDYAKDVAAKMRMLGIRAEVDTTGDRLGKLIRNAEKEKIPVMAVVGAKEVESNTLSIRTRASGELGTMPVSEVLDKMKDAIAKYENF, via the coding sequence ATGCCGCCAGAATCATCCAATCAACTAGAAACACCAGAAAAAATAGTATATTTGCCGCGTACTAGCGAGTCAGAGAGTCTAAAAAAAATTCGCCACACGGCTTCTCACGTTATGGCAATGGCTGTACAAAGGCTGTTTCCCAAGGCGCAAGTTACCATCGGTCCTTGGATTGAGAATGGCTTTTACTATGACTTTGACAATCCCGAACCCTTCTCAGAACAGGATTTAAAAGCCATTTACAAAGAAATGGTTAAGTTAATTAATAAAAAGTTACCAGTCATTCGGGAAGAAGTTAGCCGCGAAGAAGCCGAACGCCGTATTAAAGAAATTAACGAACCATATAAGTTAGAAATCTTAGCAGATATTAAAGAGGAACCAATTACAATCTACCATTTAGGAAATGAATGGTGGGATTTGTGTGCCGGACCTCACTTGGAAAGTACAAAGGAGCTTAACCCAAAAGCAATTGAATTGGAAAGCGTAGCCGGTGCTTATTGGCGTGGAGATGAAAATAAAGCACAGTTACAACGTATATACGCAACGGCTTGGGAAACACCAGAACAACTCGCCGAATACAAACGGCGTAAGGAAGAAGCTCTGCGACGAGATCACCGAAGACTGGGTAAAGAACTGGGCTTATTTATCTTTTCAGACTTGGTGGGACCGGGATTACCGTTATGGACTCCAAAAGGAACTCTGTTAAGGAGTCTTCTAGAAGATTTCCTCAAACAGGAACAGTTAAAACGCGGCTATTTGCCAGTCGTGACTCCTCACATTGCCAGAGTTGACTTATTTAAAACCTCCGGACACTGGCAGAAGTATAAAGAAGATATGTTTCCTTTGATGGCAGAGGATGAAGAAGCCGAACAACAAGAGCAAGGTTTCGTTCTCAAGCCAATGAATTGCCCGTTTCACATCCAAATCTATAAGAGCGATTTGCGTTCCTATAGAGAACTCCCCATGCGGTTAGCAGAGTTTGGGACAGTTTACCGTTACGAGCAATCTGGGGAATTGGGTGGTTTGACCAGGGTAAGGGGTTTCACGGTTGATGATTCTCACTTATTTGTCACACCAGAACAGTTAGATAGTGAGTTTCTCAATGTTGTGGATTTGATTTTATCTGTTTTCAACAAACTGCAACTCAAAAACTTTAAAGCGAGACTGAGTTTTCGCGATCCGGCTAGCGATAAGTATATTGGCTCGGATGATGTTTGGGAAAAAGCAGAAGGTGCTATTCAGCGTGCGGTCGAACAGCTAGGGATGGAGCATTTCTTGGGAATTGGAGAAGCAGCTTTTTACGGTCCCAAGCTTGACTTTATTTTTAGCGATGCGTTGGAGCGAGAGTGGCAGTTGGGAACGGTACAGGTAGATTACAATCTGCCAGAAAGGTTTGATTTGGAATATGTGGCAGAAGATGGAGTCCGCAAACGCCCAGTTATGATTCACCGTGCTCCTTTCGGTTCCTTAGAACGGTTGATTGGGATCTTAATTGAGGAGTATGCAGGCGATTTTCCTTTGTGGTTAGCCCCAGTACAAGCAAGATTGTTGCCAGTAGGAGAAGGACAGCTAGATTATGCAAAGGATGTGGCAGCCAAAATGAGAATGTTGGGTATTCGTGCAGAAGTGGATACCACTGGCGATCGCCTTGGCAAACTGATTCGCAATGCTGAGAAAGAAAAAATTCCCGTCATGGCAGTGGTGGGAGCCAAAGAGGTAGAAAGTAATACTCTCAGTATCCGTACTAGGGCTTCTGGAGAATTAGGTACTATGCCTGTCTCAGAGGTCTTAGACAAGATGAAGGATGCCATTGCGAAGTACGAAAACTTTTAA
- the bcp gene encoding thioredoxin-dependent thiol peroxidase, whose product MADDIPQAGQKAPDFSAPDQDGHQVSLGDLSGQWIVLYFYPKDDTPGCTTEAKDFTELSQDFSKLNAKILGVSVDSEKTHCKFINKYNLSITLLSDPEHQVADAYGAWRLKKFMGKEYMGVERSTFLIAPNQTIAYTWPKVKAKGHAVAVLAQLQKLVDT is encoded by the coding sequence ATGGCAGACGATATACCTCAAGCAGGACAAAAAGCGCCTGATTTTTCTGCACCAGACCAAGATGGTCATCAAGTGAGTTTGGGTGATTTGTCCGGTCAGTGGATCGTTCTTTACTTCTACCCAAAAGATGACACCCCCGGTTGTACGACAGAAGCTAAAGACTTCACCGAGTTAAGTCAAGACTTTAGCAAATTGAATGCAAAAATTTTAGGTGTCAGTGTAGATTCCGAAAAAACTCACTGTAAATTTATCAACAAGTATAATTTGTCAATTACATTATTAAGTGACCCAGAGCATCAAGTTGCTGATGCTTATGGTGCATGGCGATTGAAAAAATTTATGGGTAAAGAGTATATGGGTGTGGAACGCTCAACTTTTCTGATTGCACCCAACCAAACCATTGCATATACCTGGCCAAAAGTCAAAGCTAAGGGTCATGCAGTAGCGGTACTGGCGCAATTACAAAAATTGGTAGACACGTAA